Within Nosocomiicoccus ampullae, the genomic segment TCTCCGTTTCTGTCAGTAAATGGTCTATTCACTGCTAAATTGAAATTACCAACCGCAATACCGCTTTGACTCATACGAAGCTCAGGGTCTCTTGTGAGACGGCCAACTAAAACGACACGATTCAGCATGTAATCATCTCCATTTTTTATTCATTACTTGTTTTCTTCACGTTCTTCGTCGCGAACAACGATGTGACGAATGATGTCGTTACTAATTTTAGCAAGACGATCGAACTCATCAACTGCTTTAGAATCATCTGCATCTAATTTAACAATTTGGTATAAACCGTCTTTATAGTCTTCGATTTCGTAAGCTAAACGACGTTTACCCCACTCTTTAGATTCGATGATTTCAGCACCGTTAGAAGTAAGCACTTCGTCAAAACGTTCAACTAATTGTTTAACTGCGTCTTCTTCCATGTCCGGACGTACGATATATAAAATCTCGTATGCTCTTTTCATCTTTACACCTCCTTATGGACTTTGCGGCCAAAACACTCGTTTTGGCAAGGAATAATTTTCATTACTCACAATCAGATATTATACCAGTTAGATTTACAAAATACAATTGTTAATATAACTATTCCTCTAATTTTTATACGTTAAATCTAAAGTGTACGACGTCACCGTCTTGCATAATATAGTCTTTACCTTCGAGGCGTGATTTACCAGCTTCTTTAACAGCCGACTCACTTCCGAGTTCAACAAGATCGTCGTAACTCATTACTTCTGCACGAATGAATCCTTTTTGGAAGTCTGTGTGGATAATACCAGCACATTCTGGTGCAGTCATTCCTTTTTTGAATGTCCATGCGCGTACTTCTTGTACACCTGCTGTAAAATATGTTGCAAGTCCTAATAAATCATAAGTTTGACGGATTAATTTATCCAGCCCTGACTCTTCTAATCCGAGTGCTTCTAAAAATTCTTGTTTATCTTCATCATCTAGAACTGCCATTTCTTCTTCAACTTTTGCTGAAACAGGAACAACTTGTGCACCTTCAGCTTCTGCATACTCTGTCACTTGTTTTAAGTACTCATTATTTTCTAAATCTGTTAATTCGTCTTCAGCAACGTTCGCAACGTATATAATAGGTTTTTGTGTTAAAAAGTTTAAATGTTTTACAACTGCTTTTTCATCGTCTGTAAGTGAAACTGAACGGACTGGTTTATTTTCTTCGAGTGCATTTTTAATTTTTGTTAATGTGTCAGTCTCAAACATAGCGTCTTTATCTTTTTGACGTGCCATTTTTTCAACACGTGGTAAGCGTCTTTCGATACTTTCTAAATCTGCAAAAATTAACTCCATATTGATAACTTCAATATCGTCTATTGGGTCAATTTTACCTGAAACGTGTGTGATATTATCGTCATCAAACGCACGAACAACTTGACAAATCGCATCTACTTCACGGATGTGAGATAAGAACTTATTTCCAAGTCCCTCACCTTTTGATGCGCCTTTTACAATTCCAGCGATATCTGTAAACTCAAATGCTGTTGGGACAGTTTTTTTAGGTACGACGATTTCAGTTAATTTGTTTAAACGTTCATCTGGTACGTCAACAATTCCAACGTTTGGATCAATTGTTGCGAACGGATAGTTTGCTGCGAGTGCTCCCGCTTTAGTAATTGCGTTAAATAATGTAGATTTACCGACGTTTGGTAAACCGACAATACCTGCTGTTAATGACATTATATTCTCTCCTCAAATTAAAATTGCTTCACGTTTTTTAATCGTTTTAAAAAATCTTGTCTTGGCAACATAATCGTACGATCACATTCCGTACATTTTACTTTAATATCTGCACCAAGTCGTGTCACTTTAAATTCATTGTTCCCACAAGGATGGGGCTTTTTCATTTCGACAATACTACCTAGCTGAAATTCCTTACTCATATTTTTACCTCATTGTTGTTCTTCTTCGTTAAATTCAATAGATGGTACACCTAAAGTTATACCATTATTTTGAAGATGTGATTGTATGTTAATACGGTAATCACGCATTACTTGTAAGTGTTCCATCGGTCGAGTAACAAACATAATTCTATATTGTAATTGTCCACTCACAAAATCTTGCACACCAATTAATTCTGGTGGTTCGATAATATTTTCGTTTTTCTGCCAATTTTCTTCTAAATAAACACTTAAGATACGTTCTACACGACGAACATCTGCATCAATTGGTAAGAAAAAATCTAAGAAAGCAACTGTGTTTTCTTTTGAGTAATTGACAACTTCTCCTATTGTACCATTTGGTATCATATACATTTCAGAGTTGTACCCTAAAATTCTAGAGCTTCTAAGACCTAAGTAAACAACTTGTCCTTCTGCAACAGTTCCACCTAGATTAGTTACTCTAACGAAATCACCTTTATCGAACTGATTTTCTAAAATAATAAAAAATCCTGTAATCATATCTTTTACTAAACTCTGTGCGCCAAAACCAATTGCTAACCCAGCAATCCCTGCTCCGGCGAGTAATGTCCCAACAGGTATGTTAAATGTTTCTAATATCGTAACAACGATTACGAACCACCCAAAGACTGTGACTGTATTTTGTAGCATACTAACGAGTGTTTTATTTCTCTTTGAACTTTTATGTGCTTTTGAGTTTCTAAGACGTATTCTTCTCATTAAGAAGTTTTCAATAACTCTATTAACAACACTAATAATAATCATTCCAACAATAATAAACACAATCGACCATAGAACACGTTCACCAATATTAATCCATAGATCTACAGATGTCATTTTTTCCCATATTGTATTTAAAAATCCAGTATCCATCGGTTTTTCAATTGCTTCGACACCTTCTGATTCCTGTGCCATTAATGTTAACCAGCTAAAAGACATCTATTATTCTCCTTTTTCATTTAATAATTTAATGAGTCGTTTATATTCATCGATACTTGTAAAAGATAAAACAATTTGACCTTTATTCCCAACTTGCTTAATTTCAACATTTGTTCCTAATTGATGTTTGAGTGATTCTTCTGTTCGTTTTATAGCAGTTGGTTTTGAAGTATATGTCACTTCTTTTTTAGGTGTATGTTCGAACTTGCGAACGAACTTTTCCGTTTCCCTTACACTCCACTTTTCTCTCATTACTTTTTTTGCAGATTCTTCAATAACTAATGGATCTTTTAATGAGAGTAATGTGCGGCCATGTGCGGTTGTTAACTTATTTTGTTGAATCATAGATATAACCGAATTTGGTAAATTTAATAGACGAATCATATTGGCGATGTAAGATCTTGATTTGCCAAGTCTTTTAGCTGCTTCTGATTGGTTAATATTTAAACTATCCATAAATCGCTTATAACTTATCGCTTCTTCAAAGGGATCTAAATCTTCACGTTGTAAGTTTTCAAGAATTGCATAAGTCATCATTTCTTCGTCTGACATTTCTTTAACAATCGCATCAATTTTCGAACGATTTAGCGATTTAAATGCACGCCATCTTCTTTCACCGGCAATTAAAGTATAACCGAACACACTTTTACGTACAGTAATTGGTTGAAGTAGTCCGTTTTCTTCAATTGATTGTTTAAGAGATTCTAAATCTTTTTCATTAAAATTTGTGCGTGGTTGATACGGGTTTTTTTTGATGTCAGAAACGTTAATTTTTTTAAGTTCACTCATTTCTGCATCTCCCTATTTTTTTATACGTATTTTAATTGTGTATTCTTCGTCATCCTCACCTTTGTCGTAAATGACGTCATACCCTTGATTTTTTATCTTTTCTATTTGATTATCCAAATCATTTAAAACGAAACTCATATTATCGTTAAAGTTTATTTGAGTCTCTTTTTTCTTCACTCGGTTTTTAACAAGTAGTTCAGTATCTTTTACCGTTAAGTCTTTTTGTCGTACTTTGTCTAACACTTCATACTGCATAGCGTTATCTAAAGAAAGCATTGTTCTCGCATGTCTTTCAGTGATTTCACTATTTTGTAACGCCGTTATAACGGGTTCAGATAACTTTAAAAGTCTTAACTTATTAGCGATAAATGACTGACTTTTACCAAGTGATTCTGCTAAATCTTTTTGAGTCACATCATCCATCGATAGAAGATCTTTATATGCTAACGCTTCTTCAAAGGGAGATAGGTCTTCACGTTGAATATTTTCAATAATTGCGATAATCGCTGCTTCTTGATCAGTAAAGTAGCGGATGATTGCTTCAACATTTTCAAAATTTAATGACTTTACGGCTCTAAATCTACGTTCTCCAGCGATAATTTCATACATACCTTCTTCGATTGGTCTCAAAGTAATCGGTTGAAGTAGTCCATGAACTTTAATTGAATCTGCTAATTCTTTAATCGATTTTTTATCGAATACTTTTCTCGGTTGAAATCTATTTGGTACTATTTTTTCAACTGGTATATTTTCAATTTTATCTTCTGTATGATGATCCGTTTTATCAAGTAGATTAAAAAGCTTTGAAAATGGTTTTTTCAACGTGAATCCCCCTTTACTTTATCAATGGTTTTTTGTTTGGTGTTCCGGGTTTTCTTGGATAATCTCTTGGTGTTTTACGTTTTTTATCAAATTCAATTATAAATCTTTCACTATTTTCGTCTGGAAG encodes:
- a CDS encoding DUF951 domain-containing protein, which encodes MSKEFQLGSIVEMKKPHPCGNNEFKVTRLGADIKVKCTECDRTIMLPRQDFLKRLKNVKQF
- the rpsF gene encoding 30S ribosomal protein S6, whose translation is MKRAYEILYIVRPDMEEDAVKQLVERFDEVLTSNGAEIIESKEWGKRRLAYEIEDYKDGLYQIVKLDADDSKAVDEFDRLAKISNDIIRHIVVRDEEREENK
- the ychF gene encoding redox-regulated ATPase YchF; the protein is MSLTAGIVGLPNVGKSTLFNAITKAGALAANYPFATIDPNVGIVDVPDERLNKLTEIVVPKKTVPTAFEFTDIAGIVKGASKGEGLGNKFLSHIREVDAICQVVRAFDDDNITHVSGKIDPIDDIEVINMELIFADLESIERRLPRVEKMARQKDKDAMFETDTLTKIKNALEENKPVRSVSLTDDEKAVVKHLNFLTQKPIIYVANVAEDELTDLENNEYLKQVTEYAEAEGAQVVPVSAKVEEEMAVLDDEDKQEFLEALGLEESGLDKLIRQTYDLLGLATYFTAGVQEVRAWTFKKGMTAPECAGIIHTDFQKGFIRAEVMSYDDLVELGSESAVKEAGKSRLEGKDYIMQDGDVVHFRFNV
- a CDS encoding ParB/RepB/Spo0J family partition protein — encoded protein: MSELKKINVSDIKKNPYQPRTNFNEKDLESLKQSIEENGLLQPITVRKSVFGYTLIAGERRWRAFKSLNRSKIDAIVKEMSDEEMMTYAILENLQREDLDPFEEAISYKRFMDSLNINQSEAAKRLGKSRSYIANMIRLLNLPNSVISMIQQNKLTTAHGRTLLSLKDPLVIEESAKKVMREKWSVRETEKFVRKFEHTPKKEVTYTSKPTAIKRTEESLKHQLGTNVEIKQVGNKGQIVLSFTSIDEYKRLIKLLNEKGE
- a CDS encoding mechanosensitive ion channel family protein, encoding MSFSWLTLMAQESEGVEAIEKPMDTGFLNTIWEKMTSVDLWINIGERVLWSIVFIIVGMIIISVVNRVIENFLMRRIRLRNSKAHKSSKRNKTLVSMLQNTVTVFGWFVIVVTILETFNIPVGTLLAGAGIAGLAIGFGAQSLVKDMITGFFIILENQFDKGDFVRVTNLGGTVAEGQVVYLGLRSSRILGYNSEMYMIPNGTIGEVVNYSKENTVAFLDFFLPIDADVRRVERILSVYLEENWQKNENIIEPPELIGVQDFVSGQLQYRIMFVTRPMEHLQVMRDYRINIQSHLQNNGITLGVPSIEFNEEEQQ
- a CDS encoding ParB/RepB/Spo0J family partition protein encodes the protein MKKPFSKLFNLLDKTDHHTEDKIENIPVEKIVPNRFQPRKVFDKKSIKELADSIKVHGLLQPITLRPIEEGMYEIIAGERRFRAVKSLNFENVEAIIRYFTDQEAAIIAIIENIQREDLSPFEEALAYKDLLSMDDVTQKDLAESLGKSQSFIANKLRLLKLSEPVITALQNSEITERHARTMLSLDNAMQYEVLDKVRQKDLTVKDTELLVKNRVKKKETQINFNDNMSFVLNDLDNQIEKIKNQGYDVIYDKGEDDEEYTIKIRIKK